The nucleotide window tcccggatgtccgaactcctcacggagagcgagtcccagcaccctgcggagaaaactcatttcggccgtttgtatctgcaatcttattcttttggtcattaccctgagttgatgaccatagatgagggtagggacatagatcgactggtaaatggagagcttcgccttatggctcagctctcccttcaccgctacagtccggtacagtgaccgcattactgctgccgctgctcccagtctgtgggtGATCTCACACTcacttcttccctcactcgtgagcaagaccccaagatacttgaactcctccacctggagcaaaaactctccccttacctggaggaggcataccatccttttctgtgagagaaccatggactcagactttgaggtgctgatcctcatccccaccgcttcacactcggctgcaaaccgttccagtgcgtgctggaggcaaccatgtaatggtgccaaaaggacatcatccgcaaaaagcagagacgtcaccttccaactcccacacagaatgccctcctgacctcgactgcaccttgatatcctgtccatgaaaaccacaaacaggagtggagacaaggcacaaccttggcgtagtccaacacccacactgaacaggcttgacttaatgccgagtatgcggacacagctttcgctccgtatatACAAGGACCGAGTAGCCCGCAGTactggccccggtaccccatactcccgaagcacctcccacagaatttcccggggaacacagtcataggccttctccaagtccacaaaacacatgtagactggattagcaaattcccatgccccttcaattatctgtgagagggtataAAGCTGGTGCACTGTTCCAtagccagggcggaatccgcattgttcctcttcaatctgaggttcaactatcggccggagcctcctctccagcacctcagcatagactttcccagagaGGCTGAGAGGTGTGATGccctgatagttggcacacacactctggtcgcctttcttaaagatagggaccaccactccAATTTGCCAATCCAAGTGCAccgtccccgaggtccatgcaacattgcaaagGCGTGTcaaacatccagggccttaagcatttccgggtggatctcatccacccccggtgctttgccactgtggagcttagcaactacctcagtaacttccatcagggaaatggactctgacaccCAGAAAGCCTCTGgctctgactcctgtaagggaggcatatcactcgggtttaagagttcttcaaagtgctccttccacctcccgacaatgtcctcatcagaggtcagagtttctccactcctgctaaacacagcctgagcgaaactcctccaacTCCTTCTGAGCTGGCAGATGATTCTCAAGAATCTCTCTGAAGCcaaccgatagtcgttttctatggcctctccaaactcctcccatgcccggaattttgcttctgcaacctcagccgctgctgcctttttcacctgccagtacctgtctgtTGCGTCAGGAGttcccagagccaaccaggcccgaaaggccttcttcagcttgacggcttccctcaccaccggtgtctaCCAGCAGGTTCTCGGATTGCCGCCCTGGccggcaccaacaagcttttggccacagctgtgcctggctgcttccacaatggaggttttgaaaagggtccattcagactccatgtcctctacctcctccaggaGATTGAagaagctctcctggaggtgagttaaaatcatttcagacaaggtcctctgacagtcatttCCAGCACACCCTTATTAAATgcctgggcctaccgggtctgtccatcagttttccccgctatctgatccagctcaccaccagatggtgatcagttgacagctcagcacctatcttcacccaagtgtccagaacatgtggcatCAAGTCataagaaacgactacaaagtcgatcattgacctttgccccaaggagctctggtaccgaGTACACTTATtcgcatccttgtgttcgaacatggtgtttgttagggacaaaccatggctagcacagaagtccaataatatttcaccatttgggttcagattgggcaagccgttcttcccaatcaccccctgccagatttcccagtcattgccaacatgagcacCGAggcccccagcaggactatggagtctgtaggtgcggccctgtccagaacctcactcaccttctccaagaaggctgaatactctgaactgctgtttggtgcataagcacacacaacagtcaaagttttccccTCTGCGACCGTAAGTCGCATTGAGgagaccctctcgtccaccggggcaaactccaactgtatggcagccagctgggtgCTTGTGactatccccacacctgccaggcgcctctcacctcatgcaactcctgagtaggagtaggagagggaccaccccctatcgaggagtctggttccagagccaacactgtgagtggaggtgagcccaactatatctagttggtatttctcaacctcccacaccgGTTTTGGCTCCTTCCCCcaaagtgaggtgacattccatgtaccaagagccagttttcgttgcGAGGGGCtgcgacgccatgcgccaccccgccccctcccgccaccAGGTACACACTGCACCCGACCctcatgctggaccttgcaggtggtaggcccacatggcccccccacgatgctttttcgggctgagcccaacCGGGcaacgtgggctgcccggccaccaggcactcgcctaggaacactacccctaggcctggctccaggggtgggCCCaatgaccctattccaggcagggtaaacattctcctgtatactttttccatggaggtttttggatcgtgttagtctggatcgtcactccagacctgtttgccttgggagaccctaccaggagcataatgttcccgacgacatagctctggagatccctagatcatgcaagcccttcggCCATGCCAAGGCCCCGATTCAGGAAGGGTGTgtgcaaaacatgaaatattaaagtgtTGATGACAACCAAGAAAGCTTTGCAAAAGAATGCAGAACTATATATGAGTAAATTAAGTAGTAAATTAATTACTATGtactcaaaaagcaacacaaatcaCTTCAGAGATAAGTGTCAACTAAGTAGgtaaacataaatgtgtatttatcgTTGCTTAACTGAATCATTAGTTTGTCTGCATAAGTATGATATATTATTAGCAATTAtacgggggggcgcagtgggttggaccgggtcctgctctccggtgggtctggggttcgaatcctgcttggggtgccttgcgacagactggcgtcccatcctgggtgtgtcccctccccataataaataacagaacaaatggcaatttttctgaaacagaaaatatctGTATGGCAATAAGTTTGgcagtatgtttatttttattcagttataaAATACCTGATTAACTTTATCTTACCCACTGCAACCCTCACCAGTAGAAGAAGAAGGAAGGTGACTGACTGACTAACAATCTTACCCCAGAGCCTGGTTTCAGGTTCAGGAAATCCCTTGTGCTCCACAGTGCAGGAGTAAACATCCCCCTCCTGTGGGATGATGGGTACAGTAGAGTACTGTCTGAAGGTGAGATCCTTGTTGGGGTAGTAGCGACTCAGAGTGACCCCCTCTGTCACCTCCACATCATTCTTAGTCCACTTCACTTTCACAGGTGGTGGGAAGAAGTTGTTTGCAAAGCAGATCAATGTGTTGCTTCCTCCCAATGAAACTTCATCTCTGGGATAGACTGTGACTTGAGGAAGATCTGCAATGTTTAACAGTTATTACAGAAACACAGTATTTAAATGTGAAGGTCTGACTTAGGAATGTATACAAGTGTATATCCTAGTCCTTGTTTTCCTCATATGTACTTTAGTTGCACACATTTTCTGGGAGTGCAGAAGCAAATGATCAGTATTTGTAATGAACTGTCTAAACTTTAAGGCTGTGTTTAAAAGTGGCTTTCAACTTTCTTCATGATGGTGAGACAACACATATTCAATACACAATAGTATATGAAAAATGCTCTGGGGCAAAAGTACCTGAAACAAAGCCAATAGAGTAAGACCAGACTAAATCTGAAATCATTCATCACTAACTATCCTTAACTGCCTGTCCAACTGATAACCTCGGTAGCCCAGAGCcagtcccagaagcacagggcaggacagtagcccattgcagggtagccacacacagacacacactacagacaatttagttACAAATTAATAGGAAACAGAACTTTGGACAATGGATGAAACCCAGGCAAACATggcagaagatgcaaactccagtCAGGTGGAGGTGGATTCAAGTCTATGTCCAAACATGCCAGTGTTTAAAATCATTGATACACATGCACTGTCAACAAGTTTCTCTACATTTAAAGCAGCCCATGAGTCCTGCCTGTAACAGAGCTCcaattcaaaacaaatacagGAGTATGAGCAATAACCATAAGCTAACACTGTCATATGcttgtttttcaaaatgacagTATAGGACATAAAGAAAGGCAGCTCAAGAGAGGGAATAGGAAAGATCTTCACAATCAATACACATATCGTCATCTTTTGGATTCTTTGCAAAGTTTCTgcaatattaaacataaaaaccAGGAGGGTAGGTTAACATTATAACTATAATTTAATCCATTCTTTGactaaaaatgcatttatagtATATTTTGACAATTTCTTTTGATAGTAAAAGTAATCAAattcagcattacatttactcatttagattatgcttttctccaagataacttacaatgttaggctacctacaactatgtacccatttatacagctgggtaatttttacttgagcaatttaaggtaagcactttgctcaagggtactagagcagtagATGAGATTCAGAACAGCAAgttctggatccaaaggtaagAGTCCTGACTACTGTACTATCAGCTGCCCTGTTGGATGAGCTCCAATTGATCGTTTTCCAGGTTTTGTTCGTactgctgtttttgtcatttcttcatGGGAAAGTAGCTCAAGCTCTTTGATGCTGGCTGGTCATATGTGAACTGTAGTCTTCAAGTCTAGCCACAGACTTTCTCTTGGATTCAGTGCTGAGCCTTAAGTGGGCCACTCAAGAAGCTTCAACCTTTAGTTTTTACTTGAAATTCCTTACTGAACGTTTCCAAGCATTGGCCCTTCACATAAACATGTTGAATATACGCCACAGAAAAAACCTGAGTCCATCAgagattttattatttaagcagcataacacacacacacacacacacacacacacacacacacattttcagaaccgctcgtcccatatggggtcgcggggaaccggagcctacccggtaacacagggcgtaaggccggagggggaaggggacacacccaggacgggacgccagtccgccgcaaggcaccccaagcgggactcgaaccccagacccactggagagcaggactgtggtccaacccactgcgccaccgcacccccaatgcAGCATAACATAATTATGCAATGTTCCCTTTCACCTGTGACTATATTTATACCTATTTTACCATCATACACCAACTGCATTTTTgtgtccccctctctctctctcactcactcactcacaccggtgaggaggcagtaTCACCGACTGTGTGGCTTCAGGTAAAACCTGACAAAGtatcaggagagaagaaaaaactgatCAGTGAGACCAGGGTTTTCTGCTGTTATGGGAAGCACTTAAATATGATCACTTAAATGAGGGAGACGGAACACAAAACCATTTTAACTAGTATTTGcaaaaatactgacattttgAACATCAGTAAGGAACCATTCATTTTGTGTGAATTTCAGTTTATTCGATGTACAGTGGAAAGTAGTGTGCCACTTTTGTTCCTACTTGAAGGGAACTGTGtatgcatatattttaaaataataccaaTCTCCTTCAAAATTTCATTGGTTATTTCGTGTTGTAAGCATACAGCTGTGTAGGTTAGGTGTGTTGTGTAAAAGGTTAAGAGAGTTATCTTACCGATCTCTTCAGGTGGGTTCTGTTCAGCTTTAACAAGCACATCCAGGCTGTTCTTACAAACCTGTTGGGCCGCCAGTGCCGCCTGAACAAAGTTCCGACCGTCCCACTGCTGAAGAAAGTCAGGCATTGTGCCCACCcactctttctttttcaaatcgACGTAAAACAACTCATCTCCATCCAGCTCTTTCTCATCCTCAGGGTCAATGTTACCGGTCTGACAGGCAACAACAAGTATATCTACATGAGCTGAGAGAAAAATCGTAAAAAAACACCTATCAGCTACAGATATATAATCACATGTCACATGTCATATGTTTACGTCTGTGTTATACTCTCTCTGCACAGACAAACAGCAGCTGATGACTAATGacatgatttgtttttatttcgtAAAGTTTACGACACACTTGACTTGGTGGAATAATCAATAAACTCGTATTCGCAGTCATctgatttttaataaatgaaccGCATCATTCCACGGACACGTCGTTGGCGGCTAGTCACTCAGTACAGTCACAGTCAGTGTTGGAGACACTTTAAACTTCTTACCCTGGACGCGCGAACAGACGCAAAGAGCCCCGAAGAGCAGAGCGACAAACACAAAGAAGCTCATCGCGAACTGGGGACCACAGACCGACCCTTCAGCTTCCGACCGAGTCTCTCCCGACTCACTTGTACTGAGCGGCGGCAGCGACGGCAGTTTAGGAAACGCGCTGAGTGAAGCGGCTCCAATAAACGGACCAATGAGGGAGAAGCTGCGTTTCCTCCGCTGCAGTTACTGGGTAACACGGCTTCTCTACTCACTGCGTCCCAGTCCGTCAGTCCACATTCACTCGGCCTACTTTTCCTTCCCTTCTCGGCGTATCGCTGTACAGTATAGCTCATACAGCCGGTATATTAAAACTACAGTGTTTGCCCAATAGAAactgaaacaataataaaaagaaatatttgaaatgttcaTAGTAGATGCTTCCACCCGAAactaaaatttcagttttgataAAGACAAATAGAAACACTAAGTCTAGAGAAATGACATTGTGGTTGAacttggagcagctgcctttggctctgaaggttgccagtttgatccCCGCCtgcagctgtagtgcccttgagcaagatgcttgccctgtaattgctccagtaccttcacccagctgtgtgactggGTAGATAGTTGTGGGCCTacaatggactggaatcccaccCAGCCCCCACCCCTCAGCATTGTGCCCAATGTccccgggataggctccaggtcactgcgaccccgctcaggacaagcagttattgaaattggttggttggtagtGTCATAATATATGTCTCTTATTCTCATGCCTTTGATCttcttgtgtgttttacatgtcaGTTATTCCCTTTTTTgagattaaaaatacaaaaggttacgatcataaaataaataatttcagggcgagtttgaaaaacatgcagtgaataACTGGCTGCTGACTATCACCCAGTGGCACTCACCCCCACTGCATTGAAATGCTTTGaaaggctggtgctgggacacattaaggacatcatcccagacactttggacccactacagtttgcctaccgccacaacagatccactgaggacgcaatatcacacacacttcacaccattcggtctcacctggataataaatctgctatgcaaggctattatttgtggactatagctcggcatttaacactgtcatcccaaccaagctgatccagaaactactagggctgggactgagtgccacattgtgcaactggatcctggatttcctcaccaacatgtgtggattggcagtaatacctcctccccactgaccctcaacactggcactccacagggaagcgtcctgagcccggtgctgtactccttgttcacacatgactgtgtggccagtcacagctccaacaccatcataaagtttgccgaggataccaccattgtgggtctgatcaccaacaacgatgagacggcctacagagaggaggtgaggctcctggcagagcggtgccaggacaacaacctgtctctcaatgtcagtaaaactaaggagctggtgattgacttcaggaaacaggagacggctcatgcacccatctgcacaggaggggacattgtagagagggtcaacagcttcaaattcctaggggtcaccctcactgccaaactcacatggactgagcacacagcatcaaccatcaaaaaggcccatcaaatACTGTCTGTTTGCTGCGTCCCTTGTATTGAAATTCAGTCCTCGAATAAGAACGTCCTGTTCGACTTATGTTAGTGGACGGCTGGAAATGTTTTCGATCCAAGCGTCGTTTTTGTTGGTCGTATTGGCATTGACGAGTTTGTCCAGCTTTTTGGCCAATGCGGTCTTCTTCTTGTGTTTGGTACTCTCGACTCTTCGTTGGATTGCTGCTTCGAGTTGTTCGATCAGCACCTCACCAATTGATTGGATGCATTTAGTTCTTTCTTCTTTGACTatgtttttgtacttttgtaGACGGTTGTGCGCGTGAGTTATCATCATGCGTACCATACATCTTCCATCTTCCATCTGGATCCCATCTATGAACCGATGCGACGCAAGGACCAATTAGGATCAAGCTAGTATCAAACCGGTTCCTAACCGGTTTTAAACCGGTTTTTTAAACCGATTTAGGTCAAGACAACCGACTAATCAGAGACCAAAACAATTGCCAAGGCCGAAGGTCACCACAAACCAGCCAATCATGTCAAACCTCCAGAAAACTCCCACGCTCAAActatatataaagaaagaagtccaacacactccacacaatttgtgcactgatgatgtcaccatgactggtgatgaaacgtttgcaatctaaatgccaagctcggcgaactgcTGAACACCTCAATCAGCAACCCGAGCTATGAAGACCACCAATCTTCTCgataatttccattttcattctctgttctgagttctctggctgtcaactggtattattgttactactgttaccattatttattgctattgcactactcactgtcactgtcattgttttgtttgtgcagtatttctattgtctctgtccttgtccatagtctgtggagaagcattcaggaagaatttcatgatacatgtgcatggtacttgtacctatgacaaacttgaaacttaaatgtaataataaatgagtTTATCATATACAAAAACATAATTCATGCTacaagcacgtatgtaaattaAATTCCGTTGTGTTCATATGACCGAATATTGCATAACTACTGTCGTAGTCAAATGTATTGGCACCTTGAACTTTCTGCAAATAACTcagttttctctaaaaataacTGTTTGGTTTCTACAGTTCTTTACAATTcttcatttgaattttattgtttattcttTAGCTGAAGTGACCATCAATGAGTCCAGATCTAAGCCCCACTGTAAAGAGCAGTTGGGAGAAAACACCTTTCCGATGTGGGAAATGTGAAGCAGTTTTCACAGGAACTGAACCTGAGTGCTCATTCTGCTCTTTCACCCTTCTGGACAAATGCTGTGGTCTGACTGGAACATCCTACTGTTGCTACTTCTGTCCCCACAAGTGGAAGTCTTAAATATTGTGTATGACTGTAATTGAGAGAAGGGCATTTCCACAGAACTCAGTGTAATGTGAGATTATATTACgttaaagtaaatatttagcATCCAGCAGACCAAACATGTGTATGGAAACATCAGTAAACTCAACAAAGttgttcagtgctgtgaaaagtaACAATCGTTTCTACTGGACAATCATAGCTTTTGTCAATATAGTTATTACAGTTATCTAAGATGATGTAGCATCCGGACAGGAATCCAACAcagacgcgcgttgctattacgtccgaaacgtaaaatgaccttacgtgcagggtgatgttaaaagtgcactgtgagtactgtaagacactcggtggaagtgaaagaggaaacacacacagtgtttgaactacggtgaacagtgaaacgctactttGTGAGTATGACTGCAACCCCGAGACACgacaaaataccggactggaacactggaccaggactggagaacaagaggcaggaactgacaggacgggctcTCAGGACTGGAACGTGAATGCCTAGGAAACAGACtaagggaacaagagactactaaacGCCAAGAGAGTACAAtcgaaccgctgattaagaatccacaatcggttctgctccgctgaCTCCTTtcatacctccgtgtcctatgagactgtgagctgaTATGTGGCTGttccctagcggcactgagtggcgccgcctctgaccaggaggggcagtaacCCCatgggacgtgacagtacccccccctccaggggcggctccagccgcaggacgccggcgggtaggcggctgcccccgccgtcgcggagcggGCCAATCTGGGTGAGACCTATGAAAGTCTACCCAGGACTGCTCCTCcagcccatagccctcccagtcaaccagatagtacagcgtaccccttctccgtttggagtctaagagggccctgacggagtaagCAGGAGAACTGTCTACATCTAACGGTGGAGGTGAAGAGACTGCCAGGCTCTGCAGGGCAGAAACACAGTGGGGGTTGAGGCAAGAAACacgaaacgtgggacagatacgataatgagggggcaactgaaggcggtaagaaaccgggttgatccttttcagtattttgaatgGGCCAATGAAACGGGGGCCGAGCTTCCTTGAGGGcagatgcagtttgagatcctgggtggataGCCACACTCTCTGCCCCGGTTGGTACAATACAGTTCTGCGCCtcttgtcggccttctccttttggctggacaccgcctcctggagacggacatgtgcagATTCCCACACCGATTCACTACTCTTGCACCAGTCATCCACcactggcaacccactggtttccatcgtccacgggaataGTGGAGGCTAATAAcctagcacacactggaaaggagtcaagtttgtggacgaatggaccagggagttctgggcgtactctgtcCAGGGGAGGTATCTACTCCAGTCGGCTTGGTTCTGAttacagtaactccgcaggtaacggcCAATCTCTTGGTTGAGgtgttccacttgcccattagactgcgGATGATAAccggaggagaggctgactgagactcccaagcaggcaaagaaggccttccagacccttgaggtgaactgggatCCCCTGTCTGAGACAATatctctggcaggccatacagccggaagacatgttggaacaatAGTTCCgtggtctccagggctgtgggcagaccCTTCAGTGGGATCAGTCGACAGACTTTTTGGAAAAGTGATCTATGACCACCAGTCTGGTGGTGTTTCTGTCAAAACACAGTAGATCAGTAATGAAGTCCActgctatatgggaccatggagaGTTTGGAATTGGGAACGGTTCaagaagccctgctggcagctgtcgtgggactttggcctgggcacatgtggtgcaggcaaggacgaagtctcttACGTCCTGTTTcgtggatggccaccagaagcgttcagggAGGAGCTTCAACGTTCAGTTCACCCctaggtgtcctgtactgggACCATCATGGACCCAGTATAGGAGCTCAGACTGGATGGTGGACGGGACATATTCTTTGTCCTGGGGCTGCTCGCTGGGACCGGGTTTCTGAAGTTGGGCCGCTTGGATATCGTCAAATAAAGCCCAACAGATGGAGGCCACAAACTGCGCCTgtgacaagatggtgtctggtggggagagctgaggtgATACCTTGAACAACCGAGACAGCGCATcagccttg belongs to Scleropages formosus chromosome 18, fSclFor1.1, whole genome shotgun sequence and includes:
- the LOC114909104 gene encoding H-2 class II histocompatibility antigen, A-U alpha chain-like, coding for MSFFVFVALLFGALCVCSRVQAHVDILVVACQTGNIDPEDEKELDGDELFYVDLKKKEWVGTMPDFLQQWDGRNFVQAALAAQQVCKNSLDVLVKAEQNPPEEIDLPQVTVYPRDEVSLGGSNTLICFANNFFPPPVKVKWTKNDVEVTEGVTLSRYYPNKDLTFRQYSTVPIIPQEGDVYSCTVEHKGFPEPETRLWDVEIQEASDIGKTVFCGVGLTLGLLGVGVGTFFLIKGNNCN